The Stratiformator vulcanicus genome has a segment encoding these proteins:
- a CDS encoding MraY family glycosyltransferase, which produces MLAFVAVCILPAFVLSAALTEIVRRLAPRVGLLDKPAARKVHQTPTPLGGGIAVFLAVMIPMVGALVAAVLANGGYLPEWLVPATLAPHAEGAAGKVGQVIAIFVSGTILAATGLVDDFRPVPWQPRLAIQIVAAAILAIFGPRISAFIDTPAVGMLITGVWVLVLVNAFNFLDNMNGLSGGVAMICAIATALIMLTTFERPHFFVGGVMMMLAAALAGFLIQNWQGRIFMGDAGSYFVGLLMATFTAAATFYETDVNSDHVILAPLCVLAVPLYDLCSVVLIRLRERRSPFHPDKSHFSHRLVQLGMRTTSAVLLIYLATITTGLAGLLLYEVEDWYGASLIVLLVVCVLAIIAVLETVGVARAKVLAAAKEADGARSP; this is translated from the coding sequence ATGCTCGCCTTCGTCGCCGTCTGTATTTTGCCCGCGTTTGTGCTTTCGGCGGCGCTGACGGAAATCGTGCGACGGCTGGCACCGCGCGTGGGGCTGCTCGATAAGCCGGCCGCGCGGAAGGTGCATCAAACGCCGACGCCGTTGGGAGGCGGCATTGCCGTCTTTCTGGCTGTGATGATCCCGATGGTCGGGGCCCTCGTCGCCGCGGTATTAGCCAATGGCGGGTATTTACCGGAATGGTTGGTGCCGGCGACATTGGCTCCCCATGCCGAAGGCGCGGCCGGCAAAGTCGGACAGGTGATTGCGATCTTCGTCTCAGGGACGATCCTTGCCGCGACCGGTTTAGTTGATGATTTTCGACCGGTTCCCTGGCAGCCCCGGCTGGCGATTCAGATCGTTGCCGCCGCGATCCTCGCCATCTTCGGACCGCGAATCAGTGCATTCATCGATACGCCCGCGGTCGGCATGTTGATCACCGGCGTCTGGGTGCTTGTGCTGGTGAATGCCTTCAATTTTCTGGACAACATGAACGGACTGTCGGGCGGGGTGGCGATGATCTGCGCGATTGCGACCGCGCTAATCATGTTGACCACGTTCGAGCGTCCGCACTTTTTCGTCGGCGGCGTGATGATGATGCTCGCAGCGGCACTGGCGGGATTTCTCATCCAGAACTGGCAGGGCCGCATCTTTATGGGGGATGCAGGCAGCTATTTCGTCGGGCTGCTAATGGCGACCTTCACCGCCGCGGCGACCTTCTACGAAACCGACGTCAACAGCGACCACGTGATCCTCGCTCCGCTGTGCGTCCTCGCCGTGCCGCTTTACGATTTGTGCTCCGTCGTCCTGATTCGGCTCCGAGAACGCCGCAGCCCGTTCCACCCGGACAAGAGCCACTTTTCGCACCGGCTCGTTCAACTGGGGATGAGGACGACTTCGGCGGTGCTGCTGATCTACCTCGCCACAATCACGACGGGATTGGCCGGCCTGCTGCTGTACGAAGTCGAAGATTGGTACGGTGCGTCGCTGATCGTCCTGCTCGTCGTTTGCGTGCTGGCCATCATCGCCGTTCTTGAAACGGTCGGAGTCGCGAGGGCAAAGGTCCTCGCTGCGGCGAAAGAGGCCGACGGCGCCCGGTCGCCATAA
- a CDS encoding O-antigen ligase family protein, with protein sequence MAKSERKRTTDSPEPARHRWPLCLFIGIATCRFLIPTEAAAQGETLWIALLAWAGLGWVNWTERHASPQRGTVTFDLVDVALLLLIAGHVFSSWVVFDGGGDRRVAITMCWEWAGLWATWRIGRRITGPLRVNALRDWFFALTVGLAALGVWQHYVFYPTESAHYRELRQAESQLSEPGGDRDELLEIRRELAAMGVPNEEPARTLWENRLLNSSEPFGLYGLANTFGGHLAFALLISAPIFVAMIRGNRSIGPAAIVAAGGLLIVLSLVLTKSRTAWVGSGVGLGVLLVGLRFRVAALAPWKAVAATIGGLALLSALAVGATVSGALDDEVIGEAPKSVAVRLNYWAGALRVLSERPVLGTGPANFRSYYRQVKSPDASEDIASPHNLLLDVWVSGGMLSALGLFLLVSALAAVVVRIASDAKSDARTPSDNAPPPDGKESPENYAPLTGSLLIYGIGVPAAVTAGGGLLLTTSLDSRIIAVGFLAAAMLLVLRGANVPLSDSRSLWPWVAGTVALLIHLLGADGIEFPAVVQTMLIGLVAVGAASNVKWELRTPRIFPKAAAATAAAIALAGVVFALRPIVTGTVATAHARNLIAIGSPPARVLESYDDAAAADPLSLAPLLDTARYSTTLAQSRPNEKRWSAEARQRWQMYLQADPRSAAGWLEYAELLIASRLWTKESDRLKAAGAYREVGEALENAVSLDPTDARFRARIAFAWDDFGSAKQAGKHAAAALAQDERNRANGHLEQYLPDGILSRLKDFVQPALDSLPPSGQE encoded by the coding sequence ATGGCGAAGTCAGAACGGAAACGAACGACTGACTCGCCGGAACCGGCACGGCACCGCTGGCCACTCTGCCTCTTCATCGGCATTGCGACGTGTCGCTTTCTGATCCCGACCGAAGCCGCGGCACAGGGAGAGACGTTGTGGATCGCCCTGCTCGCCTGGGCCGGCCTGGGATGGGTCAACTGGACCGAGCGGCACGCCAGCCCGCAACGTGGAACGGTCACATTCGACCTCGTTGACGTCGCCCTGCTTCTGCTGATCGCGGGGCATGTCTTCTCATCGTGGGTCGTCTTCGACGGAGGCGGCGATCGCCGAGTCGCGATCACGATGTGTTGGGAATGGGCCGGCCTGTGGGCCACGTGGCGGATCGGACGTCGCATCACCGGTCCGCTTCGCGTCAACGCGCTTCGCGATTGGTTCTTCGCCCTGACCGTCGGACTTGCTGCGCTCGGCGTATGGCAGCACTACGTCTTTTATCCGACCGAATCGGCCCACTACCGCGAGTTGCGGCAGGCCGAATCGCAACTGAGCGAGCCGGGAGGCGACCGCGACGAACTGCTGGAGATTCGTCGAGAGCTGGCGGCGATGGGAGTTCCGAACGAAGAACCGGCGCGAACGCTTTGGGAAAATCGCCTGCTCAACAGCAGCGAACCGTTCGGGCTCTACGGTCTGGCCAACACGTTCGGCGGACATCTGGCATTTGCGCTGCTCATCTCCGCCCCGATTTTCGTCGCCATGATCCGGGGCAATCGCTCGATCGGTCCGGCGGCCATTGTCGCTGCTGGCGGGTTGCTGATCGTTTTGAGTCTGGTGCTGACGAAAAGCCGAACCGCGTGGGTCGGATCGGGCGTGGGGCTGGGTGTGCTGCTGGTCGGTCTACGGTTTCGCGTCGCGGCGCTAGCTCCCTGGAAAGCTGTAGCGGCAACGATCGGAGGACTCGCGTTGCTCAGCGCGTTGGCGGTCGGTGCCACTGTTTCCGGGGCATTGGACGACGAGGTGATCGGCGAGGCACCGAAGTCGGTCGCGGTGCGACTGAACTATTGGGCCGGGGCGTTGCGAGTTTTGTCCGAACGACCGGTACTCGGGACAGGCCCGGCCAATTTTCGTTCGTACTATCGCCAAGTGAAATCCCCCGACGCCAGTGAGGACATCGCCTCGCCCCACAATCTGCTGCTCGATGTCTGGGTTTCCGGCGGAATGCTCTCCGCGCTCGGATTGTTCCTGCTCGTTTCCGCATTGGCGGCCGTGGTGGTTCGAATCGCCTCGGATGCGAAGTCCGATGCCAGAACGCCGTCAGACAATGCACCTCCACCCGATGGGAAGGAGTCCCCGGAAAATTATGCCCCGCTCACCGGTTCCCTGCTCATCTATGGGATTGGCGTACCGGCAGCCGTAACAGCCGGGGGTGGCTTGCTGCTGACGACCTCACTCGACAGTCGCATCATCGCGGTCGGCTTCCTTGCTGCCGCGATGCTGTTGGTATTGAGGGGAGCGAACGTTCCACTGAGCGATTCTCGCAGCCTGTGGCCTTGGGTCGCCGGCACGGTCGCCCTGCTGATTCACCTCCTCGGTGCCGACGGCATCGAGTTCCCGGCGGTCGTGCAGACGATGTTGATCGGCCTCGTGGCCGTGGGGGCGGCTTCGAACGTGAAATGGGAACTCCGAACTCCCCGAATTTTCCCCAAAGCCGCGGCTGCAACAGCCGCGGCAATTGCATTGGCAGGCGTTGTCTTCGCCCTGCGACCAATCGTGACCGGTACGGTTGCCACCGCACACGCGCGAAATCTGATCGCAATCGGTTCCCCGCCGGCTCGCGTGCTTGAGTCCTACGATGATGCGGCCGCAGCCGATCCGCTGTCGCTCGCGCCGCTGTTGGATACGGCCCGGTATTCGACGACTCTGGCCCAATCGCGACCGAACGAGAAGCGGTGGAGTGCAGAGGCTCGTCAACGCTGGCAAATGTATTTGCAGGCCGACCCTCGCAGCGCTGCCGGATGGCTCGAGTACGCCGAATTGCTCATCGCCTCCCGACTGTGGACCAAAGAATCGGATCGCTTGAAAGCCGCTGGAGCATATCGGGAAGTCGGAGAAGCTCTTGAAAACGCGGTCTCTCTGGACCCGACGGACGCTCGGTTCCGGGCTCGGATCGCATTCGCCTGGGATGATTTCGGCTCGGCGAAGCAAGCGGGCAAACACGCCGCGGCGGCTCTGGCGCAGGACGAACGAAACCGGGCAAACGGGCACCTCGAACAGTACCTTCCGGACGGTATCCTGTCGCGGCTCAAAGATTTCGTTCAGCCTGCACTGGATTCATTGCCGCCCTCCGGCCAAGAATGA
- the yaaA gene encoding peroxide stress protein YaaA gives MLCVLSPSKTMEPPSKSRSLDLTEPRLLDESQKLVERLRKFSSKQLQNLMGISEDLADLNRERFSDWSRPHDAGNSVPAALYFRGDVYDGFDADSLTKRDLDYAQNHVRILSGLYGLLRPLDLIQPYRLEMGTKFTKGKPATLYDFWGDRLTETLREDLTAGRRASKALVNLASNEYFKAIDAKSLDLPVVIPAFKEKKEGKLVMMSFYAKKARGLMARYIVESRAKSPDDLKDFSADGYCYNAEASSDAKPVFSRPYPNG, from the coding sequence ATGCTCTGCGTGCTGTCGCCGTCCAAGACGATGGAACCGCCCTCGAAATCACGATCGCTCGATCTCACAGAGCCGCGACTCCTCGACGAATCACAAAAACTCGTTGAACGGCTGCGGAAATTTTCTTCGAAGCAATTGCAGAATTTGATGGGGATCAGCGAAGACCTCGCCGACCTCAATCGCGAACGCTTCAGCGACTGGTCTCGTCCACACGACGCCGGTAATTCGGTCCCGGCGGCACTCTACTTTCGCGGCGACGTCTACGACGGCTTCGACGCCGACTCCCTCACGAAGCGCGATCTCGACTATGCCCAGAATCATGTCCGCATTCTCTCCGGTCTTTACGGCCTTCTGAGGCCGCTCGATTTGATCCAGCCGTACCGACTCGAAATGGGAACGAAGTTCACCAAGGGCAAACCGGCGACGCTCTACGATTTCTGGGGCGACCGGCTGACCGAGACGCTCCGCGAGGATCTGACGGCCGGTCGACGAGCCTCCAAGGCGCTCGTCAATCTCGCGTCGAACGAATATTTCAAAGCGATCGATGCGAAGTCGCTCGACCTGCCGGTCGTCATCCCCGCCTTCAAAGAAAAGAAAGAGGGCAAGCTCGTCATGATGAGCTTCTACGCCAAAAAAGCCCGCGGCCTGATGGCGCGCTATATCGTCGAAAGCCGGGCGAAAAGTCCCGACGACCTTAAAGACTTCAGTGCCGACGGATACTGTTACAATGCCGAAGCGTCGAGCGATGCTAAGCCGGTCTTTTCTCGGCCGTATCCGAACGGGTGA
- the queG gene encoding tRNA epoxyqueuosine(34) reductase QueG, with amino-acid sequence MSRSDLSDTMKTKAAALGFDLCGIAPAVTPPGYPSFLEWLHRGHAGEMHYLPNRREAYEHPRHVLPDVKSVIMVALNYRTEEPQPTAPGQGRVARYAWGEADYHDVIKSRLKKLANVLHDAVPGCHTRPIVDTAPLLERDFARLAGLGWFGKNTVLINKWKGSYLFLGALLTDIELPVDQPHLSGHCGTCTRCLEACPTDALVGPYELDARKCISYLTIELKAEIPIELRDGIGDWMFGCDICQEVCPWNRDGARAIHQPEDERKRLSRSGEFEPKDDLNPADCVELLRMAPDEFRKRFKKSPLNRPKRAGLLRNAAIVLGNTGERSHLAALEHATSDEEPLIREAAAWAIERIQSRIANPCSPDREGGDDVKATQP; translated from the coding sequence ATGTCACGCTCAGACCTCTCTGACACGATGAAAACCAAAGCCGCAGCCCTCGGGTTTGACCTCTGCGGGATCGCCCCGGCTGTGACGCCGCCAGGGTACCCGTCGTTTCTTGAATGGCTTCATCGCGGGCATGCCGGCGAGATGCACTATCTACCGAATCGCCGGGAGGCCTATGAGCACCCGCGACACGTGCTGCCCGACGTGAAAAGCGTGATCATGGTCGCGCTTAACTATCGCACCGAGGAACCGCAGCCGACCGCACCGGGGCAGGGGAGGGTGGCCCGGTACGCCTGGGGCGAAGCCGACTACCACGACGTGATTAAGTCGCGGCTGAAGAAACTTGCGAATGTGTTGCATGACGCCGTCCCCGGCTGCCACACCCGACCGATCGTTGATACGGCGCCCCTGTTGGAACGCGACTTCGCCCGCCTGGCCGGCCTCGGTTGGTTTGGTAAGAACACTGTTCTCATTAATAAATGGAAGGGGAGCTATCTTTTTCTCGGGGCGCTGCTCACCGACATTGAATTACCCGTCGACCAGCCGCATCTTTCCGGCCATTGCGGTACCTGCACCCGTTGCTTAGAAGCCTGTCCGACGGACGCCTTGGTCGGTCCCTATGAACTCGACGCCCGCAAATGCATTTCCTACCTCACGATCGAGTTGAAAGCCGAAATTCCAATTGAGCTGCGCGACGGCATCGGCGATTGGATGTTCGGCTGCGACATTTGCCAAGAGGTCTGCCCCTGGAACCGCGATGGCGCGCGGGCAATTCATCAGCCCGAAGACGAACGCAAACGCCTTTCACGCTCTGGCGAATTTGAGCCCAAGGATGATCTCAATCCGGCCGATTGCGTCGAGCTTCTTAGAATGGCTCCTGACGAATTCCGCAAGCGATTTAAGAAGTCCCCACTCAATCGGCCCAAACGTGCGGGTTTGCTCCGCAATGCCGCCATCGTCCTTGGCAACACGGGCGAACGATCACATCTCGCTGCCTTGGAGCACGCGACGAGTGATGAAGAGCCCTTAATTCGAGAAGCCGCCGCTTGGGCAATTGAGCGGATTCAGTCACGAATAGCCAACCCTTGCAGCCCCGACCGGGAGGGAGGGGATGACGTTAAGGCCACCCAACCCTGA
- a CDS encoding PH domain-containing protein, translated as MSTENDGTIIPKSDKLFYRCPNCTEKVVIDESLVGEVVDCPIESCSTPFLAVAPKGEIIGRVKKGEDVTNLPLVATTMDRSAAASESRLTAVHPAMLRANPILFVIYVIAIVGGLIAAVGLFATGGAVLAVIPLGIAVAAAIAWGVWYLKVISTTLIVTTKRTVLRHGILKRDINEVQHDDVRNIQVNQNMIQRLFDIGDIAISSSGQDDLEIMVTGIADPDEITEVIRRYQ; from the coding sequence ATGAGCACCGAAAACGACGGCACAATCATCCCGAAATCGGACAAGCTCTTTTACCGCTGTCCGAACTGCACAGAAAAGGTCGTGATCGACGAGTCGCTCGTGGGCGAGGTCGTCGACTGCCCCATCGAATCGTGCAGCACGCCCTTCCTCGCCGTTGCCCCCAAGGGCGAAATTATCGGCCGCGTGAAGAAGGGCGAAGACGTTACGAATCTGCCCTTGGTCGCCACGACGATGGATCGCTCGGCTGCGGCTTCGGAAAGCCGACTGACCGCGGTCCACCCGGCCATGCTGCGGGCGAACCCGATTCTCTTCGTGATCTACGTCATCGCGATCGTCGGCGGACTGATCGCAGCGGTCGGCTTGTTCGCGACCGGGGGTGCGGTTCTGGCGGTGATCCCGCTGGGCATTGCCGTGGCCGCCGCGATCGCGTGGGGAGTTTGGTACCTCAAAGTGATCAGCACCACGCTCATTGTCACGACCAAGCGAACGGTGCTGAGACACGGCATTTTGAAGCGGGATATCAACGAGGTTCAGCACGACGACGTCCGCAACATCCAAGTGAATCAGAACATGATTCAACGGCTGTTCGACATCGGCGACATCGCGATCTCAAGCTCCGGTCAGGACGACCTCGAAATCATGGTCACCGGCATCGCCGACCCGGACGAAATCACCGAGGTCATTCGGCGGTACCAGTGA
- a CDS encoding PP2C family protein-serine/threonine phosphatase, with protein sequence MRILVGWDNAEQAELVGQFLNIDEQSADVVIGPEPFAAKIDAEQWPYDAVLMTLTLPDHESASVLFTRLRQRFPRCPVIAACSSEEVYRLAGYLRHGLRSYVLRDFGGDFIFLLKTTLQSTLEAVQAEVAQQASEQMRAEIDAAHRFQQSVIPKFLPQPDGYEIAARYEPAEIRVEGTSHIRLAGGDYYDAWQMQIPGQMPFSRTKATCLLLADAAGHGMRACLSITALDAVMRFTAPRLHRDPGSLMGSLNRSYCRQRVNQHGGSLVTAVYAVLDASKHRVTWTSAGHPLPLLHDVKRGKVGSLRKAGPNSSPLGTDRDSIYQKNVAELPRDGRLLLYTDGLTEAGPPDRKQDQFGTDGISKVLRETTEASPAETLEALFKAASDFTEGAGRDDDTSALLIARKD encoded by the coding sequence ATGCGGATTCTGGTGGGTTGGGACAACGCCGAGCAGGCCGAGCTCGTCGGACAGTTCCTCAATATTGACGAGCAGTCGGCCGATGTCGTCATCGGTCCGGAGCCCTTTGCGGCGAAGATCGACGCCGAGCAGTGGCCGTACGATGCCGTGCTGATGACGCTGACGCTACCCGATCATGAGTCGGCGAGCGTACTGTTCACGCGGCTGCGGCAACGGTTCCCGAGATGCCCGGTCATCGCGGCCTGTTCTTCGGAAGAGGTCTATCGCCTTGCCGGTTATCTGCGGCACGGCTTGCGATCCTACGTGCTCAGAGACTTTGGCGGGGACTTTATCTTTCTGCTCAAGACGACTTTGCAAAGCACGCTCGAAGCCGTGCAGGCGGAAGTCGCGCAGCAGGCGTCCGAACAGATGCGGGCGGAGATCGACGCCGCCCACCGGTTCCAGCAGTCGGTCATCCCGAAGTTCCTGCCTCAACCGGACGGCTACGAAATTGCCGCTCGATACGAACCGGCCGAGATCCGGGTCGAGGGAACCTCTCACATCCGGTTGGCGGGTGGCGATTACTACGATGCGTGGCAGATGCAGATTCCGGGGCAGATGCCCTTCTCTCGCACTAAAGCGACCTGCTTGTTACTGGCCGATGCCGCCGGACATGGGATGAGGGCATGCCTGTCGATCACGGCGCTCGACGCGGTCATGCGGTTTACGGCCCCTCGGCTGCACCGAGACCCCGGCAGTCTGATGGGTTCGCTGAACCGTTCCTATTGCCGCCAACGCGTGAATCAACATGGCGGCAGTCTCGTGACGGCTGTCTATGCGGTGCTCGACGCATCGAAGCACCGCGTCACCTGGACCTCGGCGGGACATCCTTTGCCGCTACTGCACGATGTCAAACGCGGAAAAGTCGGCTCGCTGCGAAAGGCCGGGCCGAATTCCTCTCCGTTGGGCACTGATCGCGACAGCATCTACCAAAAGAACGTCGCCGAGTTGCCCCGCGACGGTCGATTGCTCCTCTACACCGACGGCCTGACCGAAGCCGGTCCGCCCGATCGAAAGCAGGATCAGTTCGGGACGGACGGCATCTCCAAAGTCCTGCGTGAGACGACCGAAGCCTCGCCGGCTGAGACGCTTGAAGCGTTGTTCAAAGCAGCGTCCGACTTCACCGAGGGTGCCGGGCGGGACGACGATACGTCGGCGCTTTTGATCGCGAGAAAAGATTGA
- a CDS encoding DUF1573 domain-containing protein, which produces MHRSLSFLTLRSRFSIIPSPIVASVALALSLALLGCTADRPAEEAGSSAGATEREAGSSVAANPDLPPTTYELPEDNFDFGEMRLGETGTHKFVIRNTGPNPLKLGEPVTTCKCTIADTLDDAIPPGEQANITLEWTPKAVSEEFFQQAKIPVYNVEGKSSILLAVHGRVDELLHIEPPGIWAAGEIPAGQELDVSGRVYSTLTDGFEIQSIEAESDSVSASVEPLDEQTLTELNAKSGFAIRIKLAAVKEVGTFRERLTVKTNLEEEGAPEIQLLVEGRRSGPIRFIAGRGVEWEPEPMAIDLGSFSQSEGSSASLIMFVGGMEEPFEFTEVSPTADYVDLAIEPIESSGSSNRQKFRLTFSVPPGEAPVIVHRLKTSVRAHVTTNHPLVGKLKFYVQMRVTP; this is translated from the coding sequence ATGCATCGTTCGTTATCGTTTCTGACACTCCGTTCGCGTTTCTCGATCATTCCTTCACCAATCGTCGCGTCGGTCGCGCTCGCACTCAGTCTTGCCCTCCTCGGCTGCACTGCGGATCGCCCCGCCGAGGAGGCCGGATCATCCGCAGGAGCGACCGAACGTGAAGCAGGCTCGTCCGTCGCCGCCAACCCGGACCTACCGCCGACGACCTACGAACTACCCGAAGACAATTTCGACTTCGGCGAGATGCGCCTGGGCGAGACGGGAACCCACAAATTTGTCATTCGCAATACAGGACCAAATCCGCTGAAACTCGGAGAGCCTGTCACGACATGCAAATGCACCATCGCCGACACGCTCGACGATGCGATTCCTCCGGGGGAGCAGGCCAACATCACTTTGGAGTGGACGCCGAAGGCGGTGTCGGAGGAGTTCTTCCAGCAAGCGAAAATCCCGGTCTATAACGTCGAAGGTAAGTCGTCGATTTTGCTGGCCGTGCATGGTCGCGTCGACGAACTTCTCCACATCGAGCCGCCGGGGATTTGGGCGGCCGGCGAAATCCCCGCGGGGCAGGAACTCGACGTTTCGGGGCGCGTCTATTCCACGCTGACGGATGGGTTCGAGATTCAATCGATCGAAGCTGAATCGGATAGCGTCTCGGCATCAGTTGAACCGCTCGATGAGCAAACGCTCACAGAGCTCAATGCGAAGTCCGGTTTTGCCATTCGCATCAAATTAGCGGCCGTAAAAGAAGTGGGCACTTTTCGCGAGCGACTGACGGTCAAAACAAATCTTGAAGAGGAGGGAGCGCCGGAAATCCAACTCTTGGTCGAAGGGCGACGCAGCGGTCCGATTCGATTCATCGCCGGTCGAGGGGTCGAATGGGAACCGGAGCCGATGGCGATTGATCTCGGCTCCTTTTCGCAATCCGAAGGCTCATCGGCATCCCTAATCATGTTTGTTGGGGGGATGGAGGAACCGTTTGAGTTCACAGAGGTCTCGCCGACAGCCGACTATGTCGATCTGGCGATCGAGCCGATCGAAAGCTCTGGTTCGTCGAACCGCCAGAAGTTCCGACTGACGTTCTCCGTACCGCCCGGCGAAGCGCCGGTCATTGTGCATCGCCTGAAAACGTCGGTTCGCGCACATGTGACGACCAACCATCCGCTCGTAGGGAAGCTCAAGTTCTACGTCCAGATGCGCGTGACACCTTAG
- a CDS encoding sulfatase family protein, which yields MLRYFTRILILLAVIAAVVPTAAAERPNVLFIFTDDHAAHALSCYGSKINETPNLDRIANEGMRFDNCFCTNSICGPSRAVILTGKHSHLNGFMTNGQRFDGSQQTFPKLLGASGYQTAMIGKWHLKSNPTGFDHYEVLIGQGPYYNPPMLRNGEKVKHTGYTTDVITDITLDWLKNGRDPSKPFMLMSQHKAPHRNWQPGPKYLTKYDDVDIPEPHDLFDDYEGMGTAARTQDMSIERTLNKGDLKLNAPGNLTPEQKQKWQDAYDAKNEAFRKSDLKGDDLIRWKYQRYIKDYLRTIDSVDENVGRVLDYLEEAGLAENTVVIYSSDQGFYLGDHGWFDKRFMYEESLRMPLMVRWPGVVKAGSVSNALVQNLDFAETFLNIAQTEIPADMQGRSIVPILETGKTPGDWRDAIYYQYYEFFENRKAAHDVRRHYGVRTDRYKLIHFYNIDEWELYDLKTDPDEHNSVYGDEEFAEVVDRLKHRLTELQEQYQVPDDRGSVSKEPKWRRERRRGV from the coding sequence ATGTTGCGATACTTCACCCGAATCTTGATTTTGCTCGCCGTCATCGCAGCGGTCGTGCCGACCGCCGCGGCGGAGCGACCGAACGTCCTCTTTATCTTTACGGACGACCACGCGGCGCATGCGTTGTCCTGTTACGGCTCGAAGATCAACGAGACGCCAAATCTCGATCGCATCGCCAACGAGGGCATGCGATTCGACAACTGCTTCTGCACGAATTCGATCTGCGGGCCGAGTCGGGCGGTGATCCTGACCGGCAAGCACAGCCACCTCAACGGCTTCATGACGAACGGGCAGCGGTTCGATGGTTCGCAACAGACTTTTCCGAAATTGTTAGGGGCGTCCGGGTATCAGACGGCGATGATCGGCAAGTGGCATTTGAAATCGAACCCGACGGGATTCGACCACTACGAAGTGCTGATCGGTCAGGGGCCTTACTACAATCCACCGATGCTCAGGAACGGCGAGAAGGTCAAACACACCGGATACACCACCGACGTTATTACCGACATCACCCTCGATTGGCTGAAGAATGGACGCGACCCTTCCAAACCCTTCATGCTGATGTCGCAGCACAAGGCTCCCCATAGAAATTGGCAACCGGGGCCGAAATACCTCACGAAGTACGACGACGTCGACATCCCCGAGCCGCACGATTTGTTCGACGACTACGAAGGCATGGGGACCGCGGCCCGCACGCAAGACATGTCGATCGAAAGGACGCTGAATAAAGGCGACCTTAAATTGAACGCGCCCGGCAACCTTACGCCGGAACAGAAACAGAAGTGGCAAGACGCTTACGACGCGAAGAACGAGGCGTTCCGGAAGTCTGATCTCAAGGGCGACGATTTGATTCGCTGGAAGTACCAGCGTTACATCAAGGACTACCTGCGAACGATCGACTCGGTCGATGAAAATGTCGGGCGAGTACTCGATTACCTTGAAGAAGCAGGACTGGCCGAGAACACGGTCGTGATCTACTCCTCCGATCAGGGCTTCTACCTCGGCGACCACGGTTGGTTCGACAAGCGATTCATGTACGAAGAATCGCTGCGGATGCCGCTGATGGTCCGCTGGCCGGGTGTGGTCAAAGCGGGCAGCGTGTCAAACGCACTGGTTCAGAACCTCGACTTCGCTGAGACTTTTCTGAACATCGCCCAAACCGAGATCCCCGCCGACATGCAGGGGCGGAGCATCGTTCCGATTCTCGAGACCGGCAAGACCCCCGGCGATTGGCGTGACGCGATCTACTATCAGTACTACGAATTTTTCGAGAATCGCAAAGCGGCTCACGATGTCCGGCGTCACTACGGCGTTCGGACCGACCGCTACAAGTTGATCCACTTCTACAACATTGACGAGTGGGAGCTATACGACCTCAAGACCGACCCAGACGAACACAACAGTGTCTATGGGGACGAGGAGTTCGCCGAAGTGGTCGACCGGCTCAAGCATCGGCTGACCGAATTGCAGGAGCAATATCAAGTGCCGGACGACCGCGGATCGGTGTCGAAGGAACCGAAATGGCGACGGGAGCGACGCCGCGGCGTGTAA